The Acidobacteriota bacterium genome has a window encoding:
- a CDS encoding C1 family peptidase, with protein sequence MIARAARVALAAFAAALVFAAPFASPPPKDRGQYRPAVKDPVLQELEEANAAAEDAAAKVTDDLLAAQDQEEKAREAARRDFRMDLSGLRRPRGPEDFPARAWAFPPVAQYLTGTCWSFATTSFFESEIKRLSGREVKLSELWSVYHEYLDKARRHVATRGRSVFEEGSESEAIPRLWKTYGVVPESAYPGVLAPDGRHNHARMMDELKAYFAYCEANNYWNEDQVLSAVRGILDKHLGRPPERFDYEGRTYTPQAFLKEVAALDVDAYASFVSTSAHPFYTRCELDAEDNWWRADTYVNLPLEEWYALLVRAAQAGSSVAIGGDTSEPGYDGWNKVAVVPTFDVAPGYLDQDAREMRMAEGSTTDDHGIHLVGYARRDGADWFLIKDSARAARKAPPEGWLFYRGDYVKLKMLSYMVHRDFARDVLAKVQGGDAGIPK encoded by the coding sequence ATGATCGCCCGAGCCGCCCGCGTCGCCCTCGCCGCCTTCGCCGCCGCCCTCGTCTTCGCCGCTCCCTTCGCCTCCCCTCCACCGAAGGACCGGGGACAGTACCGCCCCGCCGTGAAGGACCCGGTCCTCCAGGAACTGGAGGAGGCGAATGCCGCGGCGGAGGATGCCGCCGCCAAAGTCACCGACGACCTCCTCGCGGCCCAGGACCAGGAGGAAAAGGCGAGGGAAGCGGCGCGGCGTGATTTTCGCATGGATCTCTCCGGACTCCGCCGTCCCCGGGGGCCGGAGGATTTTCCCGCACGGGCCTGGGCCTTTCCGCCGGTGGCCCAGTACCTCACCGGCACTTGCTGGTCCTTCGCCACGACCTCCTTCTTCGAATCCGAAATCAAGCGGCTTTCGGGAAGAGAGGTCAAACTCTCGGAGCTCTGGTCGGTCTATCACGAGTACCTGGACAAGGCCAGGCGCCACGTCGCCACCCGAGGCCGATCGGTCTTCGAGGAGGGGTCCGAATCGGAGGCCATCCCCCGCCTTTGGAAAACCTACGGCGTCGTCCCCGAATCGGCCTATCCGGGCGTCCTCGCCCCGGACGGGCGCCACAACCACGCCCGCATGATGGACGAGTTGAAGGCCTATTTCGCCTACTGCGAGGCCAACAATTACTGGAACGAAGACCAGGTGCTGTCCGCCGTGCGAGGCATCCTGGACAAGCACCTCGGCCGCCCGCCCGAGCGATTCGACTACGAGGGTCGCACCTACACGCCCCAGGCCTTCCTGAAGGAGGTGGCGGCCCTCGACGTGGACGCCTACGCCAGCTTCGTCTCCACTTCCGCGCACCCCTTCTACACCCGGTGCGAACTCGACGCCGAGGACAACTGGTGGCGGGCCGACACCTACGTGAACCTGCCCCTCGAAGAATGGTACGCGCTCCTCGTGCGCGCGGCCCAGGCGGGCTCCTCGGTGGCCATCGGCGGGGACACCAGCGAACCGGGTTACGACGGCTGGAACAAGGTGGCCGTGGTCCCCACCTTCGACGTGGCGCCGGGGTACCTGGACCAGGATGCACGCGAAATGCGCATGGCCGAAGGCTCCACCACGGACGACCACGGGATTCACCTGGTGGGGTACGCCCGGCGGGACGGGGCCGACTGGTTCCTGATCAAGGACTCGGCCCGCGCCGCCCGAAAGGCTCCGCCCGAAGGCTGGCTCTTCTATCGGGGAGACTACGTGAAGCTCAAGATGCTCTCCTACATGGTCCACCGGGACTTCGCCCGCGACGTCCTGGCCAAGGTCCAGGGTGGGGATGCCGGGATTCCGAAATGA